Proteins co-encoded in one Spirosoma endbachense genomic window:
- a CDS encoding alpha/beta hydrolase-fold protein has product MKRTKFIFALVALLRIIAIDVVAQPKLAKSLVKGKSATDQDIKHGTLVTENLASTILRDNRIGLDTNRDIKVYLPPGYANSSKSYPVVYYFHSIFSNAEKLVGDGSIINLLERGFANGIVNEFIFVAADYSSPTTGSIYENSPVSGRWLDFTTDELVPFIDGRFRTLRHRDSRALAGDFIGGRGALKLAMVHPELFSLVYALHPVATGIGFLPWTSVDIDWKKIHRAKSFADLKGDGRAQIFVTVSQAYLPNLNRPPFYCDFFTELENGEPKLNVENTRKSKRGFHLEETLDESVENLQTMRGIAFDWGRFDPNQDHVQSNRAFSRKLEDLGIEHEAEEYRGNPWNRNWTENGRFYARVLPFLARYLVFDVNQ; this is encoded by the coding sequence ATGAAAAGAACAAAATTCATATTTGCCCTAGTGGCCCTTCTACGTATAATAGCCATCGATGTAGTTGCACAACCCAAATTAGCAAAGAGCCTGGTTAAGGGGAAGAGTGCTACAGATCAGGACATAAAACATGGCACTCTGGTCACTGAAAACCTTGCATCGACCATCCTCCGTGATAACCGAATTGGCCTTGATACGAACCGTGACATCAAGGTCTATCTGCCACCAGGTTATGCGAATTCCAGCAAGTCTTATCCAGTCGTCTATTACTTCCATAGTATTTTCTCGAACGCGGAAAAACTGGTTGGAGATGGTTCGATAATTAATCTGTTGGAGCGTGGCTTTGCGAACGGTATTGTAAACGAGTTCATTTTTGTCGCTGCTGACTACAGCTCGCCCACAACCGGCAGTATTTATGAAAATTCACCGGTCAGTGGGCGTTGGCTCGATTTTACGACCGACGAATTGGTCCCATTTATAGATGGCCGATTTCGTACCCTTCGTCACCGCGATAGCCGTGCGCTTGCTGGCGACTTTATCGGTGGACGGGGCGCGTTGAAGCTGGCGATGGTGCACCCTGAGCTTTTCAGCTTGGTTTACGCATTGCACCCGGTTGCTACCGGGATTGGCTTTTTGCCCTGGACCTCGGTTGACATCGACTGGAAGAAAATTCATCGGGCAAAATCGTTTGCCGATCTGAAAGGCGATGGACGGGCGCAAATCTTCGTAACCGTCAGCCAGGCTTACCTGCCCAATCTGAATCGACCTCCGTTCTATTGTGATTTCTTTACGGAACTCGAAAACGGTGAACCGAAACTCAACGTCGAAAATACCAGAAAGTCAAAACGAGGCTTTCACCTCGAAGAAACACTCGACGAGTCGGTTGAGAATCTTCAAACCATGCGCGGCATCGCCTTCGACTGGGGGCGCTTCGATCCGAATCAGGACCATGTGCAGTCCAATCGAGCGTTCAGCCGGAAGCTTGAGGATTTGGGTATCGAGCACGAGGCCGAGGAGTATCGGGGTAATCCCTGGAACAGAAACTGGACCGAAAATGGCCGTTTCTACGCACGAGTGCTCCCGTTTCTGGCCCGGTATCTCGTGTTTGATGTCAACCAATAA
- a CDS encoding YybH family protein, translated as MIQYRWIILLVLLTIVNSAGLFAQSDLKADEKTIAYLKQFRSDYSRSMLEKNPALIQAYCAETIRLMPEYQKTIMGKGNALLYHNAFRTRFVVQEFSRNELEVNDLGSMVAEIGQFILKMNEKRTGKAYELMGKYVNIWEKAANGALLLMTEAWNYNHPLEIGDLLTFKEIPVVDVAVQAHMPITNNISFELAALNRLMEATVSQHDYRIWAQFYADDGMFCYTGHPIYKGKKELDAFLVEHCKGLPIFEKLDIRNDRIDHLGTYVIEYASHIATVRNGDWSGVGVGKDLRIWRREKDGSLKLFRHIGMYD; from the coding sequence ATGATACAGTACAGATGGATCATTCTGCTCGTTTTACTAACCATCGTGAATAGTGCTGGTTTATTTGCCCAATCGGATTTAAAGGCGGATGAAAAAACGATCGCTTATTTGAAGCAATTCAGGTCTGATTATTCGAGGAGTATGCTTGAAAAGAATCCAGCGCTGATTCAGGCCTATTGTGCCGAAACGATACGACTGATGCCCGAGTATCAAAAAACGATTATGGGTAAAGGTAATGCCCTGTTATACCACAACGCTTTTAGGACACGATTTGTGGTTCAGGAATTTAGCCGGAACGAGCTGGAAGTCAATGACCTTGGGTCGATGGTAGCGGAGATTGGCCAATTTATTCTGAAAATGAACGAAAAACGTACTGGTAAAGCCTATGAACTAATGGGCAAGTATGTCAATATCTGGGAAAAGGCAGCGAATGGTGCGTTATTGTTGATGACGGAGGCCTGGAATTACAACCACCCGCTTGAAATTGGCGATCTATTGACATTTAAGGAGATACCCGTAGTTGACGTTGCGGTACAGGCGCACATGCCAATCACAAACAACATAAGTTTTGAACTTGCTGCCCTGAATCGCCTGATGGAAGCTACCGTTAGTCAGCATGATTACCGGATATGGGCTCAGTTTTATGCCGATGATGGCATGTTTTGCTACACAGGACATCCTATATACAAGGGTAAAAAAGAGCTGGATGCTTTTCTGGTTGAACACTGCAAAGGCCTACCAATTTTTGAAAAACTGGACATCCGTAATGACCGCATCGATCATCTGGGAACGTATGTAATTGAATACGCCAGCCACATTGCTACGGTGAGAAATGGTGACTGGTCGGGCGTTGGGGTTGGGAAAGATTTACGGATCTGGCGTAGG